In one window of Bartonella sp. M0283 DNA:
- a CDS encoding LON peptidase substrate-binding domain-containing protein translates to MKAGNAHYIQVKDLPDEIGLFPLEGVLLLPNGYLPLNVFEPRYLELVEDAIKGNRLIGIIQPEPESNNAEKPELYKTGCIGRITSFAETGDGRLMIGLQGVCRFKLQKEIASDKPYRIAKITIDESDLVEQPDAGDKINREELLDTFEKFLDAHEMEADWDSIMQAPTESLVNALAIMAPFGTAEKQALLEAPDIVARAATLVALTERSLMEHSGDDKPLN, encoded by the coding sequence ATGAAAGCTGGAAATGCCCATTATATTCAGGTGAAAGACCTGCCCGACGAAATCGGCCTGTTTCCGCTCGAAGGGGTTCTGCTTTTACCAAATGGCTATTTGCCGCTTAATGTTTTCGAGCCGCGTTATCTTGAACTTGTTGAAGATGCAATAAAAGGAAACCGGTTGATCGGCATTATCCAGCCGGAGCCGGAATCAAACAATGCCGAAAAGCCGGAGCTTTATAAAACCGGCTGTATCGGGCGCATCACAAGTTTTGCCGAAACCGGAGATGGCCGGCTGATGATCGGCTTACAAGGTGTTTGTCGTTTCAAACTTCAAAAAGAAATTGCAAGTGACAAACCCTACCGGATTGCAAAAATTACGATTGATGAAAGCGACCTTGTCGAGCAACCGGATGCAGGCGATAAAATCAATCGCGAAGAGCTTCTTGATACTTTTGAAAAATTTCTTGATGCCCATGAAATGGAAGCCGATTGGGATTCGATCATGCAGGCACCGACAGAATCGCTTGTCAATGCGCTTGCTATCATGGCGCCTTTCGGAACTGCCGAAAAACAGGCGCTTCTTGAAGCACCCGATATTGTTGCCCGAGCTGCAACCCTCGTTGCTTTGACGGAACGCTCGCTCATGGAACATAGTGGTGATGATAAACCGCTCAATTGA
- a CDS encoding prolyl-tRNA synthetase associated domain-containing protein, whose product MPAGKQELLDFLKTLGIHVKTTTHPAVFTVKEGENIKQNIPGAHTKNLFLKDKKGHYFLVTLGAYSVVDLKHLHDKIGASGRLSFGSPEKLSEYLGLYPGAVSVFGLINDKENHVTFILDKALYNHPIINCHPMTNEATTSIAREDLVKFVRATNHEPLIIQVSEEEG is encoded by the coding sequence ATGCCGGCAGGAAAACAGGAATTATTGGATTTTCTAAAAACACTTGGCATTCATGTCAAAACAACAACCCATCCGGCTGTTTTTACCGTCAAAGAAGGCGAGAATATTAAACAAAATATTCCCGGTGCCCATACCAAGAATCTGTTTCTGAAGGACAAGAAGGGTCATTATTTTCTGGTAACACTGGGAGCTTATTCGGTAGTCGATCTTAAACATCTTCATGATAAAATCGGTGCATCGGGGCGCCTTTCCTTTGGCAGCCCTGAAAAACTTTCCGAATATCTCGGCCTTTATCCGGGCGCGGTCAGCGTTTTCGGTCTGATAAATGACAAGGAAAATCATGTAACATTCATTCTTGATAAGGCGCTTTATAATCACCCTATTATCAATTGCCACCCGATGACCAACGAGGCAACCACGTCGATTGCGCGTGAAGATCTTGTAAAATTTGTTCGCGCCACAAATCACGAGCCGCTTATTATTCAGGTTTCAGAGGAAGAGGGTTGA
- the gcvH gene encoding glycine cleavage system protein GcvH codes for MVKLYFTEDHEWISLDGDLATVGITNHAQEQLGDLVFVELPEVGSTVKKGDSVAVVESVKAASDVFSPVDGTISEVNEALSDDPALVNQKAEKEGWLWKMKISDASQLDGLMDAAGYIAMIG; via the coding sequence ATGGTTAAACTGTATTTCACCGAAGATCATGAATGGATCAGTCTTGATGGTGATCTTGCAACGGTCGGCATCACAAACCATGCTCAGGAGCAGCTTGGCGACCTTGTTTTCGTCGAATTGCCGGAAGTCGGCAGCACGGTCAAAAAGGGCGATTCTGTCGCTGTTGTCGAATCGGTCAAGGCTGCATCCGACGTTTTTTCACCTGTCGATGGCACAATTAGCGAAGTCAATGAAGCTTTGAGCGACGACCCGGCACTCGTTAACCAGAAGGCGGAAAAAGAAGGCTGGTTGTGGAAGATGAAAATCTCCGATGCGAGCCAGCTTGACGGCTTGATGGATGCGGCCGGTTATATCGCAATGATTGGATAA
- the gcvP gene encoding aminomethyl-transferring glycine dehydrogenase — translation MQELPFSSRHIGPRPEEAKAMLHKLGLGSLEELVEQAVPNAIRLQHPLQLPKAVSEGAALHELHAMMEQNRLHKSFIGQGYYGTFVPSVILRNLFENPAWYTAYTPYQAEISQGRLEMLFNFQTLVCELTGLPIAAASLLDEATSLAEANAVAVRFSRNKKTAISVFGELHPQTLAVAQTRAETQGYEIGLESEITDKTAAIVLPWPDTKGRFIDHSDVIKKAKAKGALVIVVADPLALTIMEAPALWGADMVVGSMQRFGVPMGFGGPHAGYLAVSEALTRMIPGRIVGQSIDTKGRVAYRLALQTREQHIRRDKATSNICTAQALLANMATAFAVWHGPEGLQAIANRVHDLASRFGDSVKDAGFTLAGDHYFDCVTVNVAGKAHELQQKAESDGRLIRVIDKDTVSINFDELSDEEDAKALAKLFGATLSDKAPSKLFGKKRDGSFLSQPFFHAVQSETEMMRFLRRLADKDLALDRAMIPLGSCTMKLNAAAEMMPLSWPKVANLHPFAPKTDSRGYQQLISELEKWLCEITGFSAISFQPNSGAQGEYTGLLAIRRYHDKNGEHNRNICLIPASAHGTNPASAHMAGMEVVVVDCLGDGDVDVEDLRKKAVEHKDNLAALMITYPSTHGVYEESIKEICKIIHENGGQVYFDGANLNALVALARPADVGADVCHMNLHKTFAIPHGGGGPGVGPIGVSKHLQPFVPGHALFSTSHAVSAAPFGSASILTITWMYIRMMGAEGLKLATENAILNANYIAEQLSAAYPILYKGKRGRVAHECIVDTRVLKDNYGITVDDVAKRLIDYGFHAPTMSFPVPGTLMIEPTESEPKSEIDRLCNALLAISEEAKKVGEGVWPKDDNPLVNAPHVLADTIDDNWSHAYSRKIAALPDPAQDPADKYWPPVSRIDNVAGDRHLICSCPPLSNYR, via the coding sequence ATGCAGGAACTTCCATTTTCATCACGCCATATCGGGCCGCGTCCCGAAGAGGCAAAGGCAATGCTGCATAAGTTGGGGCTTGGTTCTCTTGAAGAACTGGTCGAGCAGGCAGTGCCGAATGCAATCAGGCTTCAACACCCGCTTCAATTGCCAAAAGCTGTAAGTGAAGGGGCAGCTCTTCACGAGCTTCACGCCATGATGGAACAGAACCGTCTCCATAAAAGCTTTATTGGACAGGGCTATTATGGCACTTTTGTTCCCTCGGTTATTTTACGCAATCTTTTTGAAAATCCGGCCTGGTACACTGCCTATACTCCCTATCAGGCAGAAATCAGTCAGGGGCGGCTTGAAATGTTGTTCAATTTCCAGACTCTTGTCTGTGAATTGACGGGCTTGCCGATTGCGGCAGCCTCGCTTCTTGATGAAGCGACATCACTTGCCGAAGCGAACGCCGTTGCGGTGCGCTTTTCGCGCAATAAAAAAACCGCGATTTCTGTATTTGGCGAACTTCACCCGCAAACTTTGGCAGTGGCTCAAACAAGGGCTGAAACACAAGGTTACGAGATCGGGTTAGAGAGCGAGATTACCGACAAGACAGCGGCAATCGTTTTGCCATGGCCCGATACAAAGGGCCGTTTTATCGATCATAGCGATGTCATCAAAAAGGCTAAAGCAAAAGGTGCATTGGTTATTGTTGTCGCTGACCCTCTGGCTTTGACAATCATGGAAGCGCCTGCCCTTTGGGGAGCCGATATGGTTGTGGGCTCAATGCAGCGTTTCGGTGTGCCAATGGGATTTGGTGGACCGCATGCCGGTTATCTGGCGGTATCCGAAGCCCTGACCCGTATGATTCCCGGACGCATTGTCGGACAGTCGATTGATACCAAAGGGCGGGTTGCCTACCGTCTTGCTTTGCAAACGCGTGAACAACATATCCGTCGTGACAAAGCAACGTCGAATATTTGTACTGCTCAGGCACTCCTTGCCAATATGGCAACAGCTTTTGCAGTCTGGCATGGTCCGGAAGGGCTGCAAGCGATTGCCAACCGCGTTCATGATCTTGCAAGTCGGTTCGGTGACAGTGTCAAAGATGCGGGCTTTACTCTTGCCGGCGACCATTATTTCGATTGTGTAACCGTCAATGTTGCCGGCAAAGCTCATGAACTGCAACAAAAAGCGGAAAGTGATGGCCGTCTCATACGCGTTATCGACAAGGATACTGTTTCCATCAATTTTGATGAACTTTCGGATGAAGAAGACGCAAAAGCACTTGCCAAGCTTTTCGGTGCAACACTCAGTGATAAAGCCCCGTCGAAACTTTTCGGCAAAAAACGCGATGGTTCTTTTTTAAGCCAGCCGTTTTTCCATGCTGTGCAATCGGAAACCGAAATGATGCGCTTTTTGCGCCGCCTTGCCGATAAAGATCTGGCACTTGACCGCGCTATGATTCCGCTCGGCTCCTGCACCATGAAATTGAACGCTGCCGCCGAGATGATGCCTTTAAGCTGGCCGAAGGTTGCAAATCTTCACCCCTTTGCACCGAAGACCGATAGTCGTGGCTATCAGCAGCTTATTTCCGAACTTGAAAAATGGTTGTGTGAAATTACCGGCTTCAGCGCCATTTCATTCCAGCCTAATTCCGGCGCACAAGGTGAATATACCGGTCTTCTAGCTATTCGCCGCTATCACGACAAAAATGGCGAACATAATCGCAATATCTGTCTCATTCCGGCTTCTGCCCATGGCACAAATCCGGCTTCGGCGCATATGGCCGGTATGGAAGTGGTTGTGGTCGATTGTCTTGGTGACGGAGACGTTGATGTCGAAGACTTGCGCAAAAAAGCCGTCGAACACAAAGACAATCTTGCCGCTTTGATGATTACCTATCCGTCAACCCACGGGGTCTATGAAGAAAGTATCAAAGAGATTTGCAAGATTATTCATGAGAATGGCGGGCAAGTCTATTTTGATGGGGCAAATCTCAATGCGCTGGTCGCTCTCGCCCGTCCGGCTGATGTCGGCGCGGATGTCTGCCACATGAATTTGCATAAAACTTTTGCTATTCCCCATGGTGGCGGTGGTCCGGGTGTCGGGCCGATCGGCGTTTCAAAACATCTTCAACCTTTCGTTCCCGGTCACGCGCTTTTTTCGACAAGCCATGCTGTTTCGGCAGCACCTTTCGGCAGCGCTTCGATTCTTACAATCACATGGATGTATATTCGTATGATGGGCGCCGAAGGGCTGAAACTTGCGACCGAAAATGCAATTTTGAATGCAAACTACATTGCAGAACAGCTTTCTGCGGCCTATCCGATTCTTTATAAAGGAAAAAGAGGGCGTGTTGCGCATGAATGTATTGTCGATACGCGTGTCCTCAAGGATAATTACGGCATCACCGTCGACGATGTGGCCAAACGTCTGATCGATTATGGCTTTCATGCTCCGACCATGTCGTTTCCGGTTCCCGGAACATTGATGATCGAACCGACCGAATCCGAACCCAAATCGGAAATTGACAGGCTGTGCAATGCACTTCTTGCCATTTCCGAAGAAGCCAAAAAAGTAGGCGAGGGCGTTTGGCCGAAGGATGATAATCCGCTCGTCAATGCGCCGCATGTTCTGGCCGATACTATTGATGACAATTGGTCACATGCCTATTCGCGCAAAATTGCGGCACTTCCTGACCCCGCTCAGGATCCGGCAGATAAATATTGGCCGCCGGTTTCGCGCATAGATAATGTGGCCGGTGACAGACACCTTATTTGTTCCTGTCCGCCACTTTCCAATTATCGTTAA
- the trxA gene encoding thioredoxin, whose translation MSDNPFAPQGGQMNANVNLANQTGGADNSVIKDTTTADFSKDVLVESKKQPVIVDFWATWCNPCKQLGPVLEKVVKAAKGAVKLVKLDIDKHPAIPGQMGIRSVPAVIAFVDGHPVDGFMGAVPESEVKKFVAKLTGNEKEAAIDEALETANELRKSGDVTGAATFYAQILKQAPDNVTVIAAFADMLVEHGELDQAKGILKAVPDAKKSDPAIRAVEAKIALKEETAKLGDPTALKKRIAENPKDYQAAYDLALVYNAENKRDEAADLLLGIMKADRTWNDDGARKQLLQFFEAWGAMDPATLTARRKLSSLLFS comes from the coding sequence ATGAGTGACAATCCTTTTGCGCCACAAGGCGGGCAAATGAATGCAAATGTAAATTTGGCCAATCAAACAGGTGGGGCAGATAATTCTGTCATCAAGGATACAACAACGGCCGATTTTTCAAAGGATGTCCTTGTCGAATCAAAAAAGCAACCTGTTATTGTCGATTTTTGGGCTACATGGTGTAACCCGTGCAAGCAATTGGGGCCTGTCCTTGAAAAAGTTGTTAAAGCGGCGAAAGGTGCTGTCAAACTCGTCAAACTCGATATTGATAAACATCCGGCCATTCCCGGCCAGATGGGAATACGTTCCGTACCTGCTGTCATTGCTTTTGTTGATGGCCACCCTGTTGACGGTTTTATGGGGGCGGTACCGGAAAGCGAAGTCAAGAAATTTGTTGCAAAACTAACGGGTAACGAAAAAGAAGCAGCAATTGACGAGGCTTTGGAGACAGCCAATGAATTGCGCAAAAGTGGCGATGTGACAGGTGCTGCTACTTTTTATGCGCAAATTCTGAAACAGGCTCCCGATAACGTCACCGTTATTGCCGCTTTTGCCGATATGCTTGTCGAACATGGTGAACTCGATCAGGCAAAAGGCATTCTCAAAGCTGTGCCGGATGCCAAAAAGTCAGACCCGGCTATTCGTGCTGTCGAAGCGAAAATTGCTCTTAAAGAGGAAACCGCAAAATTGGGCGACCCGACAGCTTTGAAAAAACGCATTGCCGAAAATCCGAAAGATTATCAGGCTGCCTATGACCTTGCTCTCGTTTATAATGCCGAAAACAAGCGGGATGAAGCGGCCGATCTGTTGCTTGGCATCATGAAAGCGGATAGGACGTGGAATGATGACGGGGCAAGAAAACAATTATTACAGTTTTTTGAAGCCTGGGGCGCAATGGATCCGGCAACATTGACCGCACGCAGAAAACTGTCATCATTATTGTTTTCTTGA
- the gcvT gene encoding glycine cleavage system aminomethyltransferase GcvT, which yields MGNSQEDLKTLPLFHMHEKAGAKFGNFAGWNMPLTYPLGVMKEHLHTRAHAGLFDISHMKLILVEGNGAADFLSKALPLDAEALQIGQSRYNYLLNEEAGILDDLIVTRLGEKRFMVVANAGNAKADIAELQKRAHGFDCTIEPLGRVFLALQGPEAADVIKKAGLPGNELQFMHGFEPKKNWFMTRSGYTGEDGFEIGLPVDEAEALAEKLLSDPRVTWIGLAARDSLRLEAGLCLHGNDITAKTNPVEAAITWAVTKPVREKGDFFGAKAFLEALKKGATRRRVGLMPETRQPVRAGAEIFDKTGKLVGHVTSGGFGPSFNGPVAMGYVAIDLAKAGTELETEVRGKKIPLVVHTLPFVEHRYFKG from the coding sequence ATGGGCAACTCTCAAGAAGACCTTAAAACTTTGCCGCTTTTTCACATGCATGAAAAAGCCGGAGCCAAATTCGGCAATTTTGCCGGATGGAACATGCCGCTCACTTACCCGCTCGGTGTTATGAAAGAGCATTTGCATACACGTGCCCATGCGGGTCTGTTCGATATTTCTCATATGAAACTGATACTGGTTGAAGGAAATGGTGCCGCCGACTTTTTGTCAAAAGCCCTTCCGCTTGACGCTGAAGCACTGCAAATCGGCCAGTCACGTTATAACTATCTTTTGAATGAAGAGGCCGGTATCCTTGACGATCTCATTGTCACCCGCCTTGGCGAAAAACGTTTTATGGTCGTTGCCAATGCCGGTAATGCGAAAGCCGACATTGCCGAACTTCAAAAACGCGCACACGGGTTTGACTGCACAATCGAACCGCTTGGACGCGTGTTTCTGGCTTTACAGGGGCCGGAGGCTGCCGATGTCATCAAAAAAGCTGGTCTACCGGGAAATGAACTTCAGTTCATGCATGGTTTCGAGCCCAAGAAAAACTGGTTTATGACACGTTCGGGCTATACCGGCGAAGATGGATTTGAAATCGGCCTGCCCGTTGATGAAGCTGAAGCACTTGCCGAAAAACTGTTGAGCGACCCGCGCGTGACATGGATTGGCCTTGCCGCACGTGACAGTCTGCGGCTTGAAGCGGGCTTGTGCCTCCATGGCAACGACATCACCGCAAAAACCAATCCGGTTGAAGCGGCAATTACCTGGGCGGTCACCAAACCGGTGCGTGAAAAGGGCGATTTTTTCGGTGCCAAGGCTTTTCTTGAAGCATTGAAAAAGGGTGCAACACGCCGCCGTGTCGGTTTGATGCCTGAAACACGCCAGCCGGTGCGTGCCGGTGCAGAAATTTTTGACAAGACAGGCAAACTCGTCGGTCACGTTACATCAGGCGGTTTCGGACCATCATTCAATGGTCCGGTTGCAATGGGGTATGTTGCAATCGACCTTGCAAAAGCCGGAACCGAGCTTGAAACAGAAGTTCGCGGTAAGAAAATACCGCTTGTTGTCCACACACTTCCCTTTGTCGAACATCGTTATTTTAAAGGATAA
- a CDS encoding Trm112 family protein, with amino-acid sequence MVKYATDPKMLELLVCPVTGGELHYDKERQELISKKARLAFPIRDGIPIMLASEARPLEENEI; translated from the coding sequence ATGGTCAAATATGCAACCGACCCGAAAATGCTCGAACTTCTGGTCTGTCCGGTAACAGGCGGAGAACTTCATTACGACAAAGAACGACAGGAACTTATTTCCAAAAAAGCGAGGCTTGCTTTTCCTATTCGTGACGGCATACCGATTATGCTCGCCTCGGAAGCGCGCCCGTTGGAAGAAAACGAAATATAA
- the crcB gene encoding fluoride efflux transporter CrcB — protein MTATLWVAFGGALGTVLRYWLSLLMVPVSKNLPWGTILINIVGSFVIAFFGVITMAEAKWPVSENIRLFVMVGICGGFTTFSSFSLQSFELLKKGAVGEAFFNIIISVVFCLFATALGFYLGSKINH, from the coding sequence ATGACTGCAACGTTATGGGTGGCTTTTGGCGGCGCACTGGGCACAGTTTTACGTTACTGGTTATCGCTCCTCATGGTTCCGGTCAGTAAAAATCTGCCATGGGGAACAATTCTTATCAATATTGTCGGGTCCTTTGTAATCGCTTTTTTTGGCGTTATCACAATGGCAGAGGCAAAATGGCCAGTGAGCGAGAATATCCGGCTTTTTGTCATGGTCGGGATTTGCGGTGGCTTTACGACCTTTTCTTCCTTCAGCTTGCAGAGCTTCGAACTTTTGAAAAAAGGTGCAGTCGGTGAGGCTTTTTTCAATATTATTATTTCTGTCGTCTTTTGTCTTTTCGCGACCGCTTTGGGATTTTATCTTGGCAGCAAGATCAATCATTAA